One region of Aminobacterium colombiense DSM 12261 genomic DNA includes:
- a CDS encoding tripartite tricarboxylate transporter TctB family protein, with protein MTIIAEWAVALLTFFVSLIFFVQTFSFPVINADPGGLALFPRVFSIFTGSGALLLMISLFKNNGGFSFVLDSLSKLNVVWKKDALDEESILIRNTAYAFLLCLIYPALIITIGFLPSTIIFIFLIMRVLGSKMLNSTLFSVALGGGLYYIFAIVVGVYLPTGKLWEYFLN; from the coding sequence ATGACTATTATCGCGGAGTGGGCTGTAGCTCTTTTAACATTCTTTGTAAGTTTGATATTTTTTGTGCAGACATTTAGTTTTCCTGTTATTAACGCAGATCCGGGCGGTCTCGCTCTTTTTCCGAGAGTTTTTTCCATTTTTACAGGATCTGGGGCACTCCTTCTTATGATATCACTTTTCAAAAATAATGGCGGATTCTCTTTTGTTTTAGATAGCTTAAGCAAGCTAAACGTGGTCTGGAAAAAAGATGCTTTAGATGAAGAATCGATTCTAATTCGTAATACAGCCTACGCTTTTTTACTTTGCTTAATATATCCGGCTCTTATTATCACCATAGGTTTTTTGCCTTCAACGATCATTTTCATATTCCTCATAATGAGAGTGCTTGGCAGCAAGATGTTAAATAGTACTTTATTTAGCGTCGCTTTAGGTGGCGGCTTGTATTACATCTTCGCCATTGTCGTAGGGGTTTACCTTCCAACAGGCAAGCTTTGGGAATATTTTTTGAATTGA
- a CDS encoding TRAP transporter large permease: MLSALIISLVVCFIANVPIGFSLGIASLASLIASGSMPIVLIPQRMVAGANSFPLLAIPFFMLAGAIMERGGVSKRIVSLASTLVGHITGGLAAVSIVACTFFAAISGSTPATAAAVGSLTIPEMEKRGYDKSYASAVVAAAACLGVIIPPSITMVVFGTVANVSVGQLLIGGIIPGIFLSLLLLGMNRIQSKRLGYPTEEKKSWTERKISFVEAIWGLLMPVIILGGIMTGIFTPTESAAIAVVYGLFVSCFIYKELTWKDIMPIFYKAALNSAMIMILIAAANPFGWLMTIKQVPQLFSSAILGFSTNPIVIYALMLIIYLILGTFMETAAIILLVVPIFAPIASQLGFDMVQFGVVTVISLAIGMATPPVGISLFATCAISDISIGQITVKVIPFLLVLVLGLFILAYVPAITTFLPSLLF, encoded by the coding sequence TTGTTATCTGCTTTAATTATTTCGCTTGTTGTTTGTTTCATTGCCAATGTCCCAATAGGTTTTTCTTTGGGGATAGCATCCTTGGCGAGTCTCATAGCTTCTGGAAGTATGCCCATAGTGCTTATTCCCCAGAGAATGGTAGCCGGAGCGAATTCCTTCCCCTTGTTAGCCATCCCTTTCTTTATGTTAGCTGGCGCCATAATGGAGCGAGGTGGCGTGTCAAAGCGCATAGTATCTCTCGCTAGCACTTTGGTTGGACACATTACGGGAGGATTGGCAGCCGTTTCCATCGTGGCCTGTACTTTTTTTGCTGCTATTTCCGGGTCTACGCCAGCTACCGCCGCTGCTGTGGGTAGCTTGACGATTCCGGAAATGGAGAAGCGGGGATATGATAAATCTTACGCTTCAGCGGTAGTGGCGGCAGCTGCTTGTCTTGGAGTTATTATTCCTCCAAGTATCACTATGGTCGTTTTTGGCACAGTGGCGAATGTTTCAGTAGGACAGCTTTTAATAGGAGGAATTATTCCAGGAATCTTTCTTTCCCTTCTTTTATTAGGTATGAACAGAATTCAGTCAAAAAGGCTAGGGTACCCTACGGAAGAAAAGAAATCATGGACCGAAAGAAAAATCTCTTTTGTAGAAGCCATCTGGGGGCTTTTAATGCCTGTTATTATTCTTGGCGGCATTATGACGGGTATCTTTACTCCAACTGAATCCGCAGCTATAGCAGTTGTTTATGGCCTATTTGTCAGTTGCTTCATATACAAAGAGCTGACATGGAAAGATATTATGCCTATTTTTTATAAAGCCGCTCTCAATTCTGCAATGATCATGATTCTGATTGCCGCAGCCAACCCTTTTGGGTGGCTAATGACGATTAAACAAGTTCCACAGCTTTTTTCATCGGCTATTCTTGGTTTCTCTACTAACCCCATAGTAATTTATGCGTTAATGCTCATAATCTATCTTATCCTCGGAACATTTATGGAAACGGCAGCAATTATACTCCTTGTGGTTCCTATATTTGCACCTATTGCTTCTCAGCTGGGTTTCGATATGGTTCAATTCGGTGTCGTTACAGTTATTTCGCTGGCTATTGGAATGGCAACTCCGCCTGTTGGCATCTCTCTTTTTGCCACTTGTGCGATTAGTGATATTTCTATAGGTCAGATTACAGTAAAAGTCATTCCATTTTTACTTGTTTTAGTTTTAGGGCTTTTTATTTTGGCCTATGTTCCGGCGATTACTACCTTTTTACCGAGCCTTCTTTTTTAA
- a CDS encoding isocitrate/isopropylmalate dehydrogenase family protein — protein MTRITLIPGDGIGPEVVNAARQVVDALKLGIEWEEVAAGQVAVPEYGEPVPEKALESIRRNKVALKGPLTNIVGEGFRSPNVTLRVKLDLYANIRHAKYYEGVRSNFKDLDLIVVRESTEDTYAGQEQMLSDDVAVALKFITKKGSERVVRKAFEYAIANGRKKVTASVKPNILKLTDGLFLKTAREVAKDYPQIEFDEVIIDALCMRLVLMPEAFDVMVMPNVYGDMVSDLTAGLVGGLGVGPGVNYGDDIAVFESVHGSVPKYAGQDRINPTAMILSACLMLRHLGYSEGADRVENAVATVIREGKVVTRDLGGTAKTSEMTQAIIHAL, from the coding sequence ATGACGCGTATTACCTTGATACCAGGGGATGGAATAGGCCCAGAAGTAGTTAATGCAGCCCGCCAAGTCGTTGATGCCCTCAAGCTGGGGATAGAGTGGGAAGAAGTTGCAGCCGGACAGGTAGCAGTGCCGGAATACGGCGAACCGGTTCCCGAAAAAGCCCTGGAGTCTATTCGTCGCAACAAGGTTGCACTTAAGGGTCCCCTTACAAACATTGTGGGGGAGGGATTTAGAAGCCCCAACGTAACGTTAAGAGTCAAGTTGGATCTTTACGCCAACATCCGCCACGCCAAGTACTACGAAGGCGTACGTTCCAACTTTAAAGATCTCGACCTTATCGTTGTACGTGAAAGCACGGAAGACACCTATGCCGGGCAAGAACAGATGCTTAGTGACGACGTAGCTGTAGCCCTGAAATTCATAACAAAAAAAGGCTCGGAGCGGGTAGTTCGTAAGGCTTTTGAGTATGCCATCGCCAATGGGCGAAAAAAAGTAACGGCTTCAGTAAAACCCAATATCTTAAAACTTACTGATGGTCTTTTTCTGAAGACAGCCAGAGAAGTTGCGAAAGATTATCCTCAAATCGAATTCGACGAGGTAATCATTGATGCTCTGTGTATGAGATTGGTACTAATGCCGGAAGCATTTGATGTCATGGTTATGCCCAATGTCTACGGCGACATGGTTTCCGACCTTACAGCAGGTCTTGTGGGTGGCCTTGGTGTGGGGCCAGGAGTGAACTACGGAGATGATATCGCTGTCTTTGAGTCTGTGCATGGGAGTGTTCCCAAATATGCCGGTCAAGACAGAATCAATCCAACCGCTATGATTCTTTCTGCTTGTCTCATGCTTCGCCATCTTGGTTATAGCGAAGGAGCAGACCGAGTGGAGAATGCAGTGGCCACCGTAATAAGGGAAGGCAAGGTTGTAACCCGAGATCTTGGTGGAACTGCGAAAACATCAGAGATGACACAGGCCATAATCCACGCATTGTAA
- a CDS encoding tripartite tricarboxylate transporter permease, translating into MDGMITQALGIIFQPTQILLLVGSVFSGIMVGAAPGLTSTIAIGLLIPLTFTMSKYSAFIMMCGIYCGSIYGGSITAILMNIPGTPTAAVTAMEGWPMTQKGEGGTALGLATYSSSFGGIFSCIILIFLSLKLARIATLFAGPEYFSLCLLAIIVVFTMSCKSVLKGFIAASFGLLLSTVGLDLICPFPRFTFGIQELTIGIPEVPATIGLLCVAEAFRMVGRPAASNIVRYKVTGVFSAYKYLPKMWFNILRSSIIGTVIGILPGLGATMASFMAYGEAKRASKNPEEFCKGSKEGVVASESANNSVTGGALVPMLTLGIPGDSNTLMMMGAMLIHGLVPGPSLFRDQLDLVYVIFLAMMISNVLLLLMGLFLANFIGKLATMVDNKYMIPFVLVLSIVGPSISYGHVYYFWLSIVFGLIGYFFEKGGFPVLSVAMALVLGPIMEKSLRASLMLPDAGIKIFFTRPYSLAFIVTAILFLVFSVRREIKSRRCEAA; encoded by the coding sequence ATGGATGGCATGATCACACAGGCTTTAGGGATAATATTTCAACCAACCCAAATTTTACTTCTTGTTGGATCGGTGTTTTCCGGCATAATGGTCGGTGCTGCTCCAGGTCTTACTTCGACCATAGCTATCGGATTGTTGATTCCATTAACATTTACGATGTCAAAATATTCGGCTTTCATTATGATGTGCGGCATCTATTGCGGCAGCATATATGGAGGATCCATAACGGCTATTCTAATGAACATTCCAGGAACACCGACAGCGGCCGTGACAGCGATGGAAGGGTGGCCTATGACCCAAAAAGGCGAGGGTGGCACCGCATTAGGGTTAGCTACATATAGTTCATCTTTTGGTGGAATTTTCAGTTGTATTATCCTCATTTTTCTTTCGTTAAAGTTGGCACGGATTGCGACTCTTTTTGCAGGACCGGAGTATTTTTCTCTTTGTCTTCTCGCCATAATAGTAGTATTTACCATGTCATGTAAATCGGTTCTCAAAGGTTTTATTGCAGCGTCCTTCGGTTTGCTGCTTTCTACAGTTGGGCTAGACTTAATCTGTCCTTTCCCAAGATTTACCTTCGGCATTCAAGAACTCACTATAGGTATTCCTGAGGTTCCGGCAACTATAGGGTTATTATGTGTTGCAGAAGCATTCAGAATGGTGGGGCGCCCCGCTGCTTCTAATATTGTAAGGTATAAAGTGACAGGAGTTTTCTCTGCGTACAAATACTTGCCTAAAATGTGGTTTAATATTTTGAGATCCAGTATTATTGGAACAGTAATTGGCATACTGCCGGGGCTGGGAGCAACCATGGCTTCTTTTATGGCTTATGGTGAGGCTAAAAGGGCTTCTAAAAATCCCGAGGAGTTTTGCAAAGGCTCTAAGGAAGGTGTTGTGGCAAGCGAAAGCGCAAATAATTCTGTAACAGGTGGTGCCTTGGTCCCCATGCTAACACTGGGAATTCCAGGTGATTCCAATACCCTGATGATGATGGGTGCTATGCTGATCCACGGATTGGTCCCAGGACCAAGCCTGTTTCGTGACCAGCTGGATTTGGTTTACGTTATCTTTTTAGCGATGATGATCTCTAATGTGTTGCTTTTGTTGATGGGGTTGTTTTTAGCTAATTTTATAGGCAAGCTAGCCACGATGGTGGATAACAAATATATGATCCCCTTTGTTTTAGTCCTCTCAATAGTAGGTCCCTCTATAAGCTACGGTCACGTTTACTATTTCTGGCTCTCCATTGTTTTCGGACTCATTGGTTACTTTTTTGAAAAAGGCGGTTTCCCTGTTCTATCAGTGGCAATGGCCCTGGTTTTAGGTCCAATTATGGAAAAAAGCCTACGAGCATCTTTGATGTTGCCAGATGCTGGTATAAAGATATTTTTTACCAGACCTTATTCTCTGGCCTTTATAGTAACGGCTATCCTATTCTTAGTATTTAGTGTGAGACGAGAAATAAAAAGTAGGAGATGTGAAGCAGCTTGA
- a CDS encoding fumarylacetoacetate hydrolase family protein, translating to MRLVTFQKCNTNRLGALVGDKVIDLNLAYAKQLCKEGDPTPQVVADALLPSDMKRFLTREERGMDLARKVLEGTIDDKAVFERSEVKLMAPITDPGKIICLSHNYVDFIEETGVPTPAAPRIFSKYQNSVCGPEDCIIKPDATDELGYEVEVAFVVGKPARYVSEEDAYDYIAGYTIFNDVSASDITTLDKQVLRGKTFDTFAPMGPTLVTPDEVADPMDLNFKLWVNDKQLQSSNTKNLLYGIPKLVAFLSEVFTLEPGDVVATGTPGGIAKFSKNPTHMFPGDVCRIECDVLGVLENKIVAEKR from the coding sequence ATGCGTTTAGTAACTTTCCAGAAATGTAATACCAACAGACTAGGTGCGCTTGTGGGAGACAAAGTTATCGATCTTAATCTTGCCTACGCCAAACAGCTGTGCAAAGAAGGAGATCCCACTCCCCAGGTAGTAGCGGACGCCCTTTTGCCGTCAGATATGAAGCGTTTTCTCACGAGAGAAGAGAGGGGTATGGATCTTGCCCGTAAAGTGCTTGAGGGCACCATAGATGATAAGGCGGTTTTTGAGCGTTCTGAAGTAAAGCTTATGGCACCTATCACTGATCCAGGAAAAATAATTTGCCTTTCCCACAACTATGTAGATTTTATCGAAGAGACAGGTGTTCCCACACCTGCAGCGCCAAGAATTTTCTCAAAGTATCAGAACAGTGTGTGTGGTCCAGAAGATTGCATTATTAAACCAGATGCCACAGATGAGCTTGGCTATGAAGTTGAAGTGGCCTTTGTGGTCGGCAAACCTGCTCGTTATGTATCTGAGGAAGATGCTTATGACTATATTGCAGGATACACCATCTTCAATGACGTTTCGGCCAGTGATATTACCACCCTCGACAAACAGGTCTTAAGAGGAAAAACCTTTGATACTTTCGCCCCCATGGGGCCTACCCTTGTCACACCAGATGAAGTAGCTGATCCTATGGATCTGAACTTTAAACTCTGGGTAAATGACAAGCAGCTGCAGAGTTCCAATACTAAGAATTTGCTCTATGGAATTCCCAAACTTGTAGCTTTCCTTTCTGAGGTTTTCACCCTTGAACCAGGCGATGTGGTCGCAACTGGAACCCCTGGCGGAATTGCTAAGTTCAGCAAGAATCCCACCCACATGTTCCCCGGCGATGTTTGCCGTATAGAATGCGATGTCCTTGGCGTTCTTGAAAACAAGATTGTTGCGGAGAAAAGATAG
- a CDS encoding iron-containing alcohol dehydrogenase, which produces MWKNIAFVTPDIAFGIDSVNSVAEKVKSLNGKRVLVVTGPSVKSAGILDKVLAPIKSEKIDYDVNVLQRSTTEPTTDLAEAVAKIVSDGGFDVVIGVGGGSILDVAKMSSALTTNPGKTREYFGRNKVKHKGRPTIMIPTTAGTGSEITKHAIFLDQENNVKKAVASDALLPNVAIVDPMLTVSSPRNVTSASGFDAWLHAAEPFVSKRTNPITDALALEAVRIITKSLGVAWSDPNDIDARYQMSLGSLMAGMVLNNAGTSLVHALAYPIGGEYHVVHGVSLSVLLTSCFNAISASKGRRLMLLAEAMGENMEGLSVREGVEVALDAMAAFMKSVEMPISLTEVGITDRTAVGRWAEAGWQERRLLGRCARDLTVEDIAKIYTEAFDARI; this is translated from the coding sequence ATGTGGAAAAATATCGCTTTTGTGACGCCTGACATTGCTTTTGGCATAGATTCCGTCAACAGTGTCGCAGAAAAAGTGAAAAGTCTTAATGGTAAAAGGGTTCTCGTTGTAACGGGGCCATCAGTAAAATCAGCAGGGATTCTTGATAAGGTGCTTGCCCCAATTAAAAGTGAAAAAATCGATTATGATGTGAACGTGCTCCAACGTTCCACAACAGAGCCAACTACAGATTTGGCAGAGGCTGTTGCAAAGATAGTTTCAGACGGCGGCTTCGATGTGGTTATCGGCGTAGGCGGCGGTAGTATTCTTGATGTAGCTAAAATGTCCTCAGCCCTTACGACGAATCCAGGAAAAACAAGAGAGTATTTTGGACGGAACAAAGTAAAGCACAAAGGGCGCCCCACTATTATGATTCCAACAACCGCAGGAACAGGGTCTGAAATCACGAAGCACGCTATATTTTTAGACCAGGAGAACAATGTAAAAAAAGCAGTAGCTTCCGATGCTCTTCTTCCTAACGTAGCAATTGTTGACCCGATGCTTACAGTATCTAGCCCCCGTAATGTCACTAGTGCCTCCGGATTTGATGCCTGGCTTCATGCTGCAGAACCCTTTGTTTCCAAGAGAACCAATCCTATTACAGATGCACTGGCTCTTGAAGCGGTGCGTATTATCACAAAATCCCTTGGCGTTGCTTGGTCAGATCCTAATGATATAGATGCGCGCTACCAGATGTCTCTCGGTTCCCTTATGGCGGGCATGGTATTAAATAATGCCGGGACAAGCCTGGTACACGCTCTGGCCTATCCCATCGGCGGAGAGTACCACGTGGTTCATGGTGTTTCATTAAGCGTTTTGCTTACCTCCTGCTTTAATGCCATTTCTGCCTCTAAGGGAAGGCGTCTTATGCTTCTCGCAGAAGCTATGGGCGAAAATATGGAAGGGCTTTCTGTTCGAGAGGGAGTAGAAGTTGCCCTGGATGCAATGGCTGCCTTTATGAAGAGTGTGGAAATGCCCATTAGCTTAACGGAGGTGGGTATTACAGATCGCACCGCAGTAGGAAGATGGGCAGAGGCAGGCTGGCAGGAGCGTCGTCTTTTGGGTCGATGTGCACGCGATTTGACTGTTGAGGATATTGCCAAGATATACACAGAGGCCTTTGACGCTCGTATTTAA
- a CDS encoding TRAP transporter small permease, whose translation MSHREQRLPFSMSYLVKWFLAILMIGITFLTFYQVVMRYVFNNAPSWAEELVRFLFIWCTFIAAAIGIEEKIHIGIDVVVNLLPSKIQKSVEILVYAALIVFSGYLIYYGWKISLTTKNQPSPALGLPMFWVYLSIPVAGCLNIYYCLKQMRKNFSQIVE comes from the coding sequence ATGTCTCATAGAGAACAAAGGCTCCCTTTTAGCATGAGTTACCTAGTGAAATGGTTTCTCGCCATTCTTATGATTGGCATCACCTTTTTGACCTTTTACCAAGTTGTTATGCGTTATGTTTTTAATAATGCTCCATCATGGGCAGAAGAATTAGTCCGGTTTTTGTTTATATGGTGTACTTTCATAGCAGCAGCTATTGGTATAGAAGAAAAAATTCATATAGGAATAGATGTAGTAGTTAACCTTCTTCCCTCTAAAATACAGAAAAGTGTAGAGATTCTTGTATATGCGGCCCTTATAGTCTTTTCCGGCTACCTCATTTACTACGGCTGGAAAATATCTCTAACAACGAAGAATCAGCCATCCCCTGCTCTGGGACTGCCTATGTTCTGGGTGTATCTTTCCATTCCTGTTGCAGGTTGTTTAAATATTTATTACTGTCTAAAACAAATGCGCAAAAACTTCAGTCAAATTGTCGAGTAG
- a CDS encoding GntR family transcriptional regulator, with protein MGTQQIPEILQIARRITDVTREKILDGEIEEGQRLTESFLADMFGVSRSPIREALRMLAHEGFVELLPYRGARVSVIRLKNVHEHYQLKAMLDGYGCYAAAQKLTEEDFATLANNIEESRCYIEEGDFEGMVSANTAFHSLIIESIDNSLLSQYYNSISQNLRRYAELSLGNIDRWGDVIDGHKAIYDALLNKDAVGAFEAANKHAFEAMDRVTHQIGKKNK; from the coding sequence ATGGGGACACAGCAGATTCCTGAGATTTTGCAAATTGCACGCCGCATTACAGATGTTACTCGAGAGAAGATCCTTGATGGCGAAATAGAGGAGGGCCAGCGCCTTACAGAATCGTTTTTGGCAGATATGTTTGGGGTAAGCAGGTCACCAATCAGAGAAGCGTTGAGAATGTTGGCCCATGAGGGGTTTGTTGAACTTTTACCCTATCGTGGCGCAAGGGTTTCTGTAATACGCCTTAAAAATGTTCATGAACATTATCAGCTCAAAGCCATGCTGGATGGCTACGGTTGTTATGCAGCAGCTCAGAAGCTCACTGAAGAGGATTTTGCGACTCTAGCCAATAACATCGAAGAATCCCGTTGTTACATCGAAGAAGGTGACTTTGAGGGGATGGTTTCTGCCAATACGGCCTTCCATAGCCTGATTATAGAGTCAATAGATAACAGCCTTTTATCTCAATACTACAACAGCATTTCACAAAATCTCAGGAGATATGCGGAACTTTCCCTTGGCAACATTGATCGATGGGGAGATGTGATAGATGGCCATAAGGCTATTTATGATGCATTGCTCAATAAGGATGCAGTCGGAGCGTTTGAAGCGGCAAACAAGCATGCCTTTGAAGCCATGGATCGCGTTACACATCAGATCGGCAAGAAAAATAAATAA
- a CDS encoding tripartite tricarboxylate transporter substrate binding protein, translated as MVKKRAFVAVLVMFVFSLMFAVCVEPAMAAGKSNYPSKPIKWIVMWQAGGGGDTASRIYTKYLEQILGQKIVVENITGGGGSIGYAAAKNARPDGYTLVVVQGDLPKYKPMNLAPLDISDFDVIGSFCYQSPVLVAQSKSHWNTAMDFAEEAKKNPDKMTMGVSDIGGSHHQPLLLWMDQAGFSAKAIAHDGSPAMNAAILGGHVDVVSSYIRPAIPYVNDGVLKFIGYFGSERHPDFPDVPTFKELGYDIVWEIPYGIGGPKGLPEDVKKILEEANKKVWEIPEFRAELEKLGQSVYKKDSAAYTEHLYKMQENITKALSLMQSK; from the coding sequence ATGGTAAAGAAAAGAGCGTTTGTCGCTGTATTGGTTATGTTTGTTTTTTCCCTGATGTTCGCTGTTTGCGTTGAACCTGCCATGGCAGCTGGAAAGTCAAATTATCCCAGTAAGCCGATAAAGTGGATAGTAATGTGGCAAGCAGGGGGCGGTGGAGACACTGCTAGCAGAATCTATACGAAGTATCTGGAGCAGATTCTTGGACAGAAGATTGTTGTGGAAAACATCACTGGTGGTGGCGGAAGTATAGGATACGCCGCAGCCAAAAATGCCAGACCTGATGGATATACCCTCGTTGTTGTCCAGGGAGATTTACCCAAGTATAAGCCAATGAACCTCGCTCCCCTTGATATCAGTGATTTCGATGTTATAGGAAGTTTCTGCTATCAGTCTCCTGTTCTAGTGGCACAGAGCAAATCACACTGGAACACAGCAATGGACTTCGCTGAAGAAGCAAAGAAGAATCCTGACAAGATGACCATGGGTGTTTCTGATATAGGCGGAAGCCACCATCAGCCGCTGTTGTTGTGGATGGATCAGGCTGGATTCAGCGCCAAAGCCATAGCGCATGACGGCTCTCCAGCAATGAACGCTGCAATACTGGGTGGACATGTGGATGTAGTCAGCTCTTACATTAGACCCGCCATTCCCTACGTTAATGATGGTGTACTGAAGTTTATCGGTTATTTTGGCAGCGAAAGACACCCTGACTTCCCTGACGTTCCGACATTTAAAGAGCTTGGTTATGACATCGTATGGGAAATTCCTTACGGCATCGGCGGTCCCAAGGGACTTCCTGAGGACGTAAAAAAAATTCTTGAAGAAGCCAACAAGAAGGTATGGGAAATTCCTGAGTTCAGAGCAGAGCTTGAAAAGCTGGGACAGTCTGTTTACAAAAAGGATAGTGCGGCATACACAGAGCATCTCTACAAGATGCAGGAAAACATAACCAAGGCTTTAAGTTTGATGCAGAGCAAGTAG
- the larA gene encoding nickel-dependent lactate racemase, producing MLLKYGKGSLCLNMEELVQANIITANERPGVKSPIQLVRERLKAPLGTLPLSHIVRNKKPEKVVIVVNDLTRPTPNDILLPPILETLHREGVKEDQVTFLVATGIHEPHTVEQNKQIFGENLVERYRFISHDCDSENVKNLGATSYGTPIFINSEVFEADLLISVGVILPHYFAGFSGGRKSILPGVASRETIELNHSRMVELLDSMPPLETNPLSIEMVEGARLAGLDFIVNVVPNSQKEIVEVVAGDFEKAWLEGVKISAEMYEIPLPEEVDVTFVSCGGFPRDINMYQAQKALDHADRITKKGGTIVLLAECPMGFGEETFENFLRMSRTPMEVIEKIRQKFVLGGHKAFGIARVALNKEILLISNFDQQQTAMLFAQKVNDLDEALSFVKNKHGFSFSSVVMPVGSLTVPMIGVL from the coding sequence TTGTTATTAAAATATGGAAAGGGTTCTCTGTGTTTAAACATGGAGGAACTTGTTCAAGCTAACATCATTACCGCCAATGAACGGCCAGGCGTAAAATCTCCAATTCAATTAGTGCGTGAGAGACTTAAGGCTCCTTTGGGAACCCTGCCTCTTTCCCATATTGTGCGAAACAAAAAGCCTGAAAAGGTTGTTATTGTGGTAAATGATCTTACCCGGCCCACTCCAAATGACATACTTCTTCCCCCTATTCTTGAAACACTCCACAGAGAAGGTGTGAAAGAAGACCAGGTCACTTTTTTGGTAGCTACGGGGATACACGAACCGCACACCGTTGAGCAGAACAAACAAATATTCGGAGAAAACCTTGTTGAAAGGTACCGTTTTATTTCTCATGATTGTGACAGCGAAAATGTAAAAAACCTTGGAGCGACGTCTTACGGCACTCCTATTTTCATCAATAGCGAGGTTTTTGAAGCAGATCTTCTTATTTCAGTTGGCGTAATTCTTCCCCATTATTTTGCAGGTTTTTCAGGAGGGAGAAAATCCATTCTGCCAGGAGTGGCTTCAAGGGAAACGATAGAATTAAATCATTCTAGAATGGTGGAACTGCTCGATTCCATGCCGCCGTTGGAAACAAACCCCCTTAGCATTGAAATGGTGGAAGGGGCTCGTTTGGCAGGTCTGGATTTTATTGTTAATGTAGTTCCAAACAGCCAAAAAGAAATAGTTGAAGTAGTTGCGGGAGACTTTGAAAAAGCATGGCTTGAAGGCGTAAAAATTTCTGCGGAAATGTACGAGATTCCATTGCCAGAGGAAGTAGATGTGACATTTGTTTCTTGCGGGGGTTTCCCCAGGGACATAAACATGTACCAGGCACAAAAGGCTCTGGACCATGCAGACCGCATCACAAAAAAGGGCGGAACGATCGTTTTGTTAGCGGAATGTCCCATGGGGTTCGGAGAAGAAACCTTTGAAAATTTTCTGAGGATGTCTCGTACGCCAATGGAAGTAATAGAGAAAATACGTCAAAAATTTGTTTTAGGCGGTCACAAGGCGTTTGGTATTGCCCGCGTTGCTTTGAATAAGGAGATTTTGCTGATTTCCAATTTTGATCAGCAGCAAACAGCCATGTTATTTGCTCAAAAAGTCAATGACCTCGACGAAGCTCTTTCATTCGTAAAAAACAAACATGGATTTTCTTTTAGCAGTGTGGTTATGCCTGTGGGGAGTCTTACTGTCCCTATGATTGGAGTGTTGTAG